In one window of Miscanthus floridulus cultivar M001 chromosome 12, ASM1932011v1, whole genome shotgun sequence DNA:
- the LOC136497683 gene encoding FCS-Like Zinc finger 1-like, with amino-acid sequence MASAFFFDAEPVCELPSMTPTLDACALCAKPLGRDCDIFMYRGDTPFCSEECRGEQMQLDAIRARRAAARRQQQQYSSRTESRHRESRKVSVAT; translated from the coding sequence ATGGCCTCCGccttcttcttcgacgccgagccGGTGTGCGAGCTTCCCAGCATGACACCCACGCTGGACGCATGCGCGCTCTGCGCCAAGCCGCTGGGGCGCGACTGCGACATCTTCATGTACAGAGGGGACACGCCCTTCTGCAGCGAGGAGTGCCGCGGCGAGCAGATGCAGCTCGACGCCATCCGCGCCAGGCGGGCCGCCGCacggaggcagcagcagcagtactcCTCCAGAACGGAGTCCAGGCACCGGGAGTCCAGGAAGGTGTCTGTGGCGACATGA